The Gemmatimonadota bacterium genome segment CCGCATCACCCCGGCCACGGACAGGGGGGGGGGGGGTTTCTGCAGGGGTTTGAGGTAGACGCCGACGCCCAGGTCCTCACGGACTTCCCGGCCCACGTGCACCTGCCAGAAACGGCCGTTGATGTCGTAGGGCGGATCGGTGGTCCAGAGGGTCATAATCATCTGGATTGCCTCGCCCACCATGGCGCCGGAGTCCTCGGGCCGGATCCCGAACATCTCCAGGTCGGTCGGAATCGCGCCTGGACCGAAGCAGATGTTCAGCCTGCCGTGGGAGAGATGATCGAGGAAGGCCAGGCGGCCGGCCACATGGGCGGGATGGTGGTAGGGCAGGCATACGGGCGCGGCACCGAGCCGCATGCGGCTGGTAAGCCCCAGGGCCTTGCCGATGAAGATCTCGGGCATGACGATGTTCTCGTAGCTCGACGAGTGGTGTTCGCCGATCCAGAACTCGCTGAAACCGAGCTCCTCCGAACGCACCAGCAATTCCATGTCTTCGTCGTAGCACTGTCCCGGCGGCTTGGCCGGGTCGTGCACCGGCATGAGGAACATGCCATAGTCGATCATTTCGAGCTCCCTTTTCTCATTGAGTTCCGGACCGGCTCGGTTGTGGCTCGCTGCCCGGGTTACAACAGTTCCTGACTGTCGCGCGTGTCCCCGGTGGTTACAACAGTCCCTTGCGGCGCTTGTTTTTTATGGTTTTATCCACGAATCCGGGTCCGCACATAGCGTCGAATCCGCTGCCCGGAAACCGCGCGGCCCATGCATAGACGGCGTTGATCCGTG includes the following:
- a CDS encoding LLM class flavin-dependent oxidoreductase is translated as MIDYGMFLMPVHDPAKPPGQCYDEDMELLVRSEELGFSEFWIGEHHSSSYENIVMPEIFIGKALGLTSRMRLGAAPVCLPYHHPAHVAGRLAFLDHLSHGRLNICFGPGAIPTDLEMFGIRPEDSGAMVGEAIQMIMTLWTTDPPYDINGRFWQVHVGREVREDLGVGVYLKPLQKPPPPLSVAGVMR